Proteins from a genomic interval of Abyssisolibacter fermentans:
- a CDS encoding ABC transporter ATP-binding protein, with product MKKKKYGIRDIVKLPFKYAHGYAGLIAVQKILNGIVPTLQVLATAKFLDTAIAIVNGKRDYYEIFVPIIIVVLLLVYSWVSEQLIKFINVKFEMRLREKFRVNITEKRAKLKYKHVENSDIWNLISRVIKEPEIQIKNAYNDFLSLVALIIRILGLLLVLITHVWWTAVAIIIVSVPLFKVALKNGEDIYEADREVSKYKRKFEYLGEVLTGRECVEERTLFGYTDVINDRWQQQYETARKIEYKTDLICFARARFRGIITALISVTIVIILIKPVHAGMMSVGIFISISNGVFELIKLMSYQFTLYIEALSKNFEYLKDLSDFAMLDECEGAVDTPSDEKVIFKSLEFRNVSFKYPGKDNYILKNLSFIINEGYHYAFVGVNGAGKTTITKLITGLYDEYEGQILINGVNIKKYNHSKLKSMYSVVYQDFAKYYISFKDNIALGNINNMINEDNEAGIQASIKFMELNSVADNLSKGLDTHLGKIKSNGVDLSGGQWQRIGMARSIISCAPIRILDEPTASIDPISESNIYKQFEQISSDKTTIFISHRLGATKLANEIYVIKDGMIKEKGSHEQLMKQKGIYSYMYESQRSWYL from the coding sequence GTGAAGAAAAAAAAGTATGGAATAAGGGATATAGTAAAATTGCCATTTAAGTATGCTCATGGTTATGCTGGTTTGATAGCAGTCCAAAAAATACTAAATGGTATAGTACCGACACTACAAGTATTAGCTACTGCCAAGTTTTTAGACACTGCTATAGCTATAGTTAATGGAAAGAGAGATTATTATGAAATATTTGTACCTATAATTATAGTAGTATTACTTTTAGTTTATTCATGGGTATCAGAGCAGCTTATAAAGTTTATAAATGTAAAGTTTGAGATGAGGCTTAGGGAAAAATTTAGAGTTAATATTACTGAAAAAAGAGCAAAGCTAAAATATAAGCATGTGGAGAATTCTGATATTTGGAATTTAATATCAAGGGTTATAAAAGAGCCTGAAATTCAGATAAAAAATGCTTATAATGATTTTTTGTCTTTAGTAGCTCTTATTATAAGAATATTAGGTTTACTACTTGTGCTTATTACTCATGTTTGGTGGACTGCAGTAGCTATAATCATAGTATCAGTTCCATTATTCAAGGTTGCACTTAAAAATGGTGAAGATATTTATGAAGCTGACAGGGAAGTGTCTAAATATAAAAGAAAGTTTGAATATTTGGGGGAAGTCTTAACTGGAAGAGAGTGTGTAGAGGAAAGAACACTATTTGGGTATACTGACGTAATTAATGATAGATGGCAACAGCAGTATGAAACTGCAAGAAAGATTGAGTACAAAACAGATTTGATATGTTTTGCAAGAGCAAGATTTAGAGGCATTATTACTGCACTTATTTCTGTAACTATAGTTATAATATTAATAAAACCAGTCCATGCAGGAATGATGAGTGTAGGTATATTTATATCTATTTCTAATGGTGTTTTTGAACTCATTAAATTGATGTCTTACCAATTTACTTTATATATAGAAGCACTATCAAAGAATTTTGAGTATTTAAAAGATTTAAGTGACTTTGCTATGTTAGATGAATGTGAAGGAGCAGTTGATACTCCTTCAGATGAAAAAGTTATATTTAAATCTTTAGAGTTCAGGAATGTATCTTTTAAATATCCGGGTAAAGATAATTATATATTAAAAAATCTTTCTTTCATTATAAATGAAGGATATCATTATGCTTTTGTAGGAGTAAACGGAGCAGGGAAGACAACTATAACTAAACTTATAACTGGTTTATATGATGAATATGAGGGACAAATTTTAATCAATGGAGTAAATATTAAAAAATATAATCATAGCAAGCTTAAGAGTATGTATTCAGTAGTATATCAGGATTTTGCAAAATATTATATTTCTTTTAAAGATAATATAGCTTTGGGAAACATTAATAATATGATTAATGAAGATAATGAAGCAGGCATTCAAGCTTCTATCAAGTTTATGGAATTAAACAGTGTAGCTGATAATTTATCTAAAGGATTAGATACACATCTTGGTAAAATTAAAAGCAATGGAGTAGATTTATCTGGAGGACAGTGGCAACGAATAGGTATGGCTAGAAGCATTATAAGCTGTGCACCTATTAGAATACTAGATGAGCCTACAGCTTCCATCGACCCGATAAGTGAAAGTAATATTTATAAGCAGTTTGAGCAAATAAGTAGTGATAAAACTACGATTTTTATAAGTCATAGACTAGGTGCAACAAAGCTTGCTAATGAAATTTATGTAATTAAGGATGGAATGATTAAGGAAAAAGGTTCACATGAGCAGTTGATGAAGCAAAAGGGAATTTATTCATACATGTATGAGAGTCAAAGGAGCTGGTATTTATGA
- a CDS encoding ABC transporter ATP-binding protein: MIKDNKKKDISFCSVVCRIVPMAFKACPVYFIICNLIGILHGLSHGFSTYMTQKFFDSVSDVVGNNGMINDAMLMAVALGIAFILSQIINGIDNFMYYNKENIMIRYISKKINNKAGKLDPLVFEKTECLDDIKKAKIGAQNSANLLEVLTSIFTLYLPYFVFMAVYLYKLKPILVMSILIIFIPTVITQLVRVKSFDELADEAAPIRREFEYYEKCIGDREYYKETRILGAFIYFKNLYLTSLKLLNKKIWTIEKKSGFMELGMKLITLLGYMGVLCLLFDSLLKGDITVGAFGAVFSSIGFMISVMEEIICRRIGDITRNLGTVKNLIRFLDMPEREGEDVVIKGVPNISVKDVSFIYPDANKASLSNINLEIKSGETIAIVGANGAGKSTLVKLLMGIYRPADGRVLLGGADTTKASSKSIYENISAVFQKYQRYKMTLGDNTAISSVKKGLNENSKIKHKYLKEALTKADLQIDKEKFPYGYETVLYREFDGVDLSGGQWQRVAIARAFYRKHNMIVLDEPTAAIDPVQETKMYNKFAQMSEGKTAIIVTHRLGSAKIADRIVVMDDGGIAEIGTHDELIKKRGKYREMYEAQSKWYVNEEEKITM, encoded by the coding sequence ATGATAAAAGATAACAAGAAAAAAGATATTTCTTTTTGCAGTGTAGTATGTAGAATAGTACCTATGGCTTTTAAAGCGTGTCCTGTCTATTTTATTATATGCAATTTAATTGGAATATTACATGGTTTATCGCATGGTTTTAGCACTTATATGACGCAAAAATTTTTTGATTCTGTATCAGATGTAGTAGGGAATAATGGGATGATTAATGATGCAATGTTAATGGCAGTGGCTTTAGGAATAGCATTTATTTTATCCCAAATAATTAATGGTATTGATAATTTTATGTATTATAACAAAGAAAATATAATGATTAGATATATTAGCAAGAAGATAAATAATAAGGCTGGAAAATTAGATCCATTAGTTTTTGAAAAAACAGAATGTCTGGATGATATAAAAAAAGCAAAAATAGGAGCTCAGAACAGTGCAAATTTACTAGAGGTACTGACAAGTATTTTTACACTTTATCTTCCTTATTTTGTTTTTATGGCAGTGTATTTATATAAATTAAAACCAATTCTTGTAATGTCAATATTAATAATATTTATACCTACTGTTATAACTCAACTGGTTAGAGTGAAATCATTTGATGAATTAGCAGATGAAGCTGCACCTATAAGAAGAGAATTTGAGTATTATGAAAAGTGTATTGGTGATAGAGAATACTATAAAGAGACTAGAATTTTAGGGGCTTTTATATACTTTAAAAATCTTTATTTAACTTCATTGAAACTGCTTAATAAGAAAATATGGACTATAGAAAAAAAATCTGGGTTTATGGAGTTAGGCATGAAGCTGATAACCCTTCTTGGATACATGGGAGTTTTGTGTTTGCTTTTTGATTCACTGTTAAAAGGAGATATAACTGTGGGAGCTTTTGGAGCAGTATTTTCTTCTATAGGATTTATGATAAGTGTAATGGAAGAGATAATATGCAGGCGAATAGGAGACATTACAAGAAATCTTGGAACTGTAAAAAATCTTATAAGATTTCTTGATATGCCAGAAAGAGAAGGAGAAGATGTAGTAATAAAAGGAGTTCCTAATATATCTGTAAAGGATGTTTCATTTATTTATCCAGATGCTAATAAAGCTTCCTTATCCAATATTAATTTAGAGATTAAAAGTGGAGAAACTATTGCAATAGTTGGAGCAAATGGAGCTGGCAAAAGTACTTTAGTTAAGTTATTGATGGGTATATACAGACCAGCAGATGGAAGAGTGCTACTTGGTGGAGCAGATACTACTAAAGCATCTTCTAAATCTATATATGAAAATATATCAGCAGTATTTCAAAAATATCAAAGATATAAGATGACACTAGGTGATAATACAGCAATTAGCTCAGTAAAAAAAGGGTTAAATGAAAATAGTAAAATTAAGCATAAATATTTAAAGGAAGCTTTAACTAAAGCAGATTTACAAATTGATAAAGAAAAGTTTCCATATGGATATGAAACTGTTCTTTATCGTGAATTTGACGGAGTAGATTTATCAGGAGGACAGTGGCAAAGAGTAGCTATTGCAAGAGCATTTTATAGAAAACACAATATGATAGTACTTGATGAACCGACAGCAGCCATTGATCCTGTACAGGAAACTAAAATGTATAATAAATTTGCCCAAATGTCAGAGGGAAAGACAGCAATAATTGTTACTCATAGATTAGGATCAGCTAAAATAGCTGATAGAATAGTAGTTATGGATGATGGGGGAATAGCTGAAATAGGAACTCATGATGAGCTAATAAAGAAAAGAGGAAAATATAGAGAAATGTATGAGGCGCAAAGTAAATGGTATGTTAATGAAGAAGAAAAAATCACAATGTGA
- a CDS encoding response regulator transcription factor encodes MSIKILVADDEENIANSIAYALKREQYEVYTAYDGEEAMDIIKNNCLDILILDIMMPKVNGYDVLRKIVNDMQIGIIMLTAKSSLVDKVLGLELGADDYVTKPFDIQELIARVRSLCRRLKKGESSGDNRSSQNIICVEELKINIKERVVCLGDNMLHLKPKEFDLLTFLLQNNRITFTRDNILDEVWGQDYFGGTRTVDIHIQRIRKKLGKYGVIIKTVPKIGYKAVENLNEN; translated from the coding sequence ATGAGCATTAAGATTTTAGTTGCAGATGATGAAGAAAATATTGCAAACTCAATTGCATATGCGCTAAAACGTGAGCAATATGAAGTTTATACTGCATATGATGGAGAAGAAGCTATGGATATTATTAAGAATAACTGTCTTGATATACTCATACTTGATATTATGATGCCAAAGGTTAATGGTTATGATGTTTTAAGAAAAATCGTAAATGACATGCAAATAGGAATAATAATGCTGACAGCTAAGAGCAGTTTGGTAGATAAAGTACTAGGGCTTGAGCTTGGAGCTGATGACTATGTAACAAAGCCTTTTGACATTCAAGAATTGATTGCTAGGGTAAGATCATTATGTAGACGTTTAAAAAAAGGTGAAAGTAGTGGAGATAATAGGAGTAGCCAAAATATAATATGTGTAGAAGAATTAAAGATTAATATTAAGGAAAGGGTAGTTTGTTTAGGTGATAATATGCTGCATTTAAAGCCTAAAGAATTTGATTTGTTAACATTTCTATTACAAAATAATAGAATAACCTTTACAAGGGATAATATTCTAGATGAAGTATGGGGACAAGACTATTTTGGAGGAACGAGAACAGTTGATATTCATATACAGCGAATAAGAAAAAAACTTGGAAAATATGGAGTAATAATAAAGACTGTTCCAAAGATTGGCTATAAAGCAGTGGAGAATTTAAATGAAAATTAG
- a CDS encoding sensor histidine kinase, with translation MKISIKVKLTVFLILLLIFNLIIISIFTLNGVKENQKESYEIFLKDNSKTANLYIREKFLVTKSKDFEKFYIENASKISLELARMLDLKTVLYDNNGNVISNIQNLIDNNDNTKLLSKALENNIVYQKEGDRIIYAAPVYDLEKQIGVLKFEYSIKKQRIFYEDIRKLFLKVGLVSIIVTFILARLYFIDIVKSIIILKESIKNVEKGNYDCIEIINRSDEFGELGKGILAMSKKIKNNINQINNEKKKLKKALVKLQKLEKRQREFIGDITHEFKTPITVIKAQIDLITLYNDDENMVNKSKEIAEKELKRLDSMIENILYLSRTEKYDFELKRRKINTKIILKEIIERMTGKASKYGIEIIENIKEACVYMDYDSFMQIFINLIDNAIKYNNIDGKIFIRSYIIDNKNYIEIEDTGIGIPNEHKRRIFEPFYTIEKNRSKKFSGTGLGLALVYKLLEKQNAAISVLDGDKGTIFKVKIPLYKDINGNDD, from the coding sequence ATGAAAATTAGTATAAAGGTAAAGTTAACTGTTTTTTTAATTCTTTTGTTAATATTTAATCTTATAATTATTAGTATATTCACATTAAATGGAGTTAAAGAGAACCAAAAGGAATCATATGAAATATTTTTAAAAGACAACAGTAAAACTGCGAATCTATATATCAGAGAAAAGTTTCTTGTAACCAAAAGCAAGGATTTTGAGAAATTTTACATAGAAAATGCGAGTAAGATTAGCTTAGAACTTGCAAGAATGCTAGATTTAAAAACAGTTTTGTATGATAATAATGGTAATGTAATTTCAAACATTCAAAATCTTATAGATAATAATGATAATACAAAATTATTATCTAAAGCACTTGAAAATAATATTGTATACCAAAAAGAAGGAGACAGAATAATATATGCGGCTCCTGTTTATGATCTAGAAAAACAAATTGGAGTATTAAAATTTGAGTATAGTATAAAAAAGCAAAGAATTTTTTATGAAGATATAAGAAAATTATTTTTAAAAGTTGGACTTGTATCCATTATTGTTACTTTTATATTAGCAAGGCTGTATTTTATAGATATTGTAAAAAGCATAATAATACTAAAAGAATCAATTAAGAATGTTGAAAAAGGTAATTACGATTGTATAGAAATAATAAACAGAAGTGATGAGTTTGGTGAATTAGGCAAAGGAATTCTTGCAATGTCTAAAAAAATAAAAAATAATATTAATCAGATTAACAATGAGAAAAAGAAATTAAAAAAAGCATTAGTGAAACTTCAAAAACTCGAAAAAAGGCAGAGAGAATTCATAGGAGATATAACTCATGAATTTAAAACTCCAATAACTGTAATTAAGGCACAGATTGATTTGATAACTTTATATAATGACGATGAAAACATGGTTAACAAATCAAAAGAAATTGCAGAAAAAGAATTAAAACGGTTAGATAGTATGATTGAAAATATACTTTATTTGTCTAGAACGGAGAAATATGATTTTGAATTAAAAAGAAGAAAAATTAATACCAAAATAATTTTAAAAGAAATAATTGAAAGAATGACAGGTAAAGCATCAAAATATGGAATTGAAATAATAGAAAATATAAAAGAAGCATGTGTTTACATGGATTATGATAGTTTTATGCAAATATTTATTAATCTCATAGATAATGCAATAAAATACAATAATATTGATGGAAAGATATTTATAAGAAGTTATATTATAGATAATAAAAATTACATTGAAATAGAGGATACTGGTATCGGAATACCAAATGAACACAAGAGACGAATTTTTGAACCTTTTTACACTATAGAAAAAAACAGGTCTAAAAAGTTTTCTGGAACAGGACTTGGATTAGCACTAGTATATAAGCTTTTAGAAAAACAGAATGCAGCAATAAGTGTTTTAGATGGTGATAAAGGAACTATTTTTAAAGTTAAAATTCCTTTATATAAAGATATTAATGGAAATGATGATTAA
- a CDS encoding MFS transporter produces MKFKVKSNIWKLYGYYFFHNFILAYVIERLYWQQRGMSIQQVVYTEIIYAVIIIILEVPTGYWADAWSRKNLIVIGSILTCLEFIILIYACEFWHFAFAVGVAAVQKALCSGATNALLYDSLKVINYENDFEKILGRIRFFDYTAATLAALMGSILGVKLGFVSNYWLSLVSTIISLVFAIMLIEPNINKRECECRDKEYIKQSIDFLKGHKSVRFVLLIGIFIGANIVYLDEFWQIYLNEINIPVIFFGLISSLNSIIVSISSLCAYKIKGRFDEGKLFLILIIIFSFSFILMSFTKSINGLFFIALIYGSSGIIQPLVSGYLHHRIESSYRATIESFQSLALRVMTMTVGLVFGKIASKFSIFEGFRFIGVVSIVYLVYYAVNKSKNDLNVKARKS; encoded by the coding sequence ATGAAATTTAAGGTTAAAAGTAATATATGGAAGTTATATGGATACTATTTTTTTCATAATTTTATTTTAGCATACGTAATTGAGAGGCTTTACTGGCAGCAAAGGGGAATGTCTATACAGCAGGTGGTATATACTGAAATAATTTATGCAGTTATTATAATTATTTTAGAAGTGCCTACAGGCTATTGGGCAGATGCTTGGAGCAGAAAAAATTTAATTGTAATAGGAAGTATTCTTACTTGTTTAGAGTTTATTATTTTAATATATGCATGTGAATTTTGGCATTTTGCATTTGCCGTAGGAGTAGCAGCAGTTCAAAAGGCACTTTGTAGTGGTGCTACTAATGCACTATTGTATGATTCTTTAAAAGTAATTAATTACGAAAATGATTTTGAAAAGATATTAGGGAGAATTAGATTTTTTGATTATACGGCAGCTACATTAGCAGCATTAATGGGTAGTATTTTAGGTGTTAAATTGGGATTTGTCAGTAATTATTGGTTATCACTAGTTAGTACAATTATTTCTCTAGTATTTGCCATTATGCTGATTGAACCTAATATAAATAAGAGAGAATGTGAATGTAGGGATAAAGAATATATTAAACAGTCAATAGATTTTCTAAAAGGACATAAATCTGTGAGATTTGTACTGCTGATAGGTATTTTTATTGGCGCCAATATTGTTTACTTAGATGAATTTTGGCAAATTTATCTAAATGAAATCAATATACCTGTTATATTTTTTGGATTAATTAGCTCGTTAAATTCAATAATTGTGAGTATTTCAAGTTTATGTGCCTATAAAATAAAGGGAAGATTTGATGAAGGTAAGTTATTTTTAATATTAATTATCATATTTTCATTTAGTTTTATTTTAATGTCCTTTACAAAATCAATTAATGGTCTGTTTTTTATAGCTTTGATTTATGGAAGTTCAGGCATAATACAGCCATTAGTATCTGGATATCTGCATCATAGAATTGAATCTTCATATCGTGCTACAATTGAGTCATTTCAATCTCTAGCTTTAAGAGTTATGACTATGACAGTGGGGCTGGTATTTGGTAAAATAGCATCAAAGTTTTCGATTTTTGAAGGTTTTAGATTCATTGGTGTTGTGTCTATTGTTTATTTGGTTTATTATGCAGTAAATAAATCAAAAAATGATTTAAATGTCAAAGCACGAAAGAGCTAA